The Aethina tumida isolate Nest 87 chromosome 6, icAetTumi1.1, whole genome shotgun sequence genome has a segment encoding these proteins:
- the LOC109606261 gene encoding exosome complex component CSL4 has protein sequence MRKTTCLCLPGQRLSLCDKTHVSGQGTYERLGYIYSMLAGTVDVVEKDGIQIIEVHSKGEQTVVPTQGDIVTAQVCVISQPHAKCVIKCVGDTVLRRPFKGVLRKEDVRATEKDRVEIFKCFRPGDIILARVLPITEAHNYQLSTAENELGVVIAHSEYGHPMVPVSWTEMQCTKTFVKEGRKVAKVVPENVKSLPRNKKEINT, from the exons atgaggaAAACTACATGCCTATGCCTTCCCGGTCAAAGACTCTCTTTATGTGACAAAACCCACGTTTCCGGACAAGGCACGTACGAACGACTAGGCTACATTTACTCAATGCTAGCGGGGACCGTGGACGTCGTTGAAAAGGACGGCATCCAAATCATTGAAGTGCATTCAAAAG GTGAGCAGACAGTGGTGCCGACACAGGGAGACATAGTAACAGCCCAGGTGTGCGTGATATCGCAGCCGCACGCCAAATGCGTGATCAAATGTGTGGGCGACACGGTCCTGCGACGACCGTTCAAGGGGGTGCTGCGTAAGGAAGACGTACGCGCCACCGAAAAGGACAGGGTGGAAATATTCAAGTGTTTCAGACCCGGGGACATAATACTGGCACGAGTC CTGCCGATCACAGAAGCGCACAATTATCAGTTGTCGACGGCGGAGAACGAGTTGGGAGTGGTGATTGCACATTCGGAGTATGGACATCCGATGGTGCCTGTGTCTTGGACTGAAATGCAGTGTACGAAGACGTTCGTGAAGGAAGGCAGGAAGGTTGCTAAAGTTGTGCCGGAGAATGTTAAAAGTTTACCCagaaataaaaaggaaataaatacataG
- the LOC109606263 gene encoding DNA-directed RNA polymerase II subunit RPB9 yields MASKLSGYDSHSEGPGFVGIRFCQECNNMLYPKEDKENKILLYACRNCDYKQHADSKCIYVNKIMHEIDELTHIVADVISDPTLPRTEDHHCPECNHREAVFFQAQTRRAEEEMRLYYVCTNPHCAHRWTE; encoded by the exons atggcatCAAAGTTGTCTGGGTATGACTCACACAGTGAAGGGCCGGGTTTCGTTGGCATAAGATTTTGCCAAGAATG CAACAACATGTTGTATCCAAAAGAAgacaaagaaaacaaaatcCTTTTGTACGCGTGCAGAAACTGCGACTACAAACAACACGCCGACTCCAAGTGTATCTATGTGAACAAAATTATGCACGAAATTGA CGAGCTGACGCATATAGTGGCTGATGTGATATCAGACCCCACATTGCCTAGGACAGAAGACCATCATTGCCCCGAGTGTAACCACAGGGAGGCCGTGTTCTTCCAAGCACAAACCAGGAGGGCTGAAGAGGAGATGAGACTATATTATGTATGCACCAACCCACATTGTGCTCACAGATGGACTGAATAA